CGACGCCCGGCTGGTAGCCCTCGCCACCGAGCTCGCGGACGACTCCGACGCGCATACCGCGGATGCCGTCACGCAGCGCGGCGATCACGTCGGGGGCCGGCTCGGGAATGGACGTCGAATCACGCGGGTCGTGACCGGCGATGATCTGATGCAGCAGGGCGGCGTCCTCCACGGTCCGCGCCATCGGTCCGGCCTGGTCGAGGCTGGAGGCGAACGCGATCAGGCCGTACCGCGACACCACCCCGTACGTGGGCTTGAGCCCCACCGTCCCGGTGACCGCGGCGGGCTGACGGATGGACCCACCGGTGTCGGTCCCCAACGCGAGTGGCGCCTGCAGCCCAGCGAGAGCGGCGGACGAACCGCCCGAAGATCCCCCGGGGACGCGGTCGAGATCCCAGGGGTTGCGGGTCGGGCCGTACCCGGAGTTCTCTGTCGACGACCCCATGGCGAACTCGTCCATGTTCGTCTTCCCGACGACCACCACGTCCGCGGCGCGCAGACGCTCGACCACCGTGGCGTCGTAGGGTGGCCGCCAGCCCTCAAGGATCCGCGACCCGCAGGTCGTTGGCACACCGCGGGTGACGAAGACGTCCTTCAGGGCCAGCGGGACGCCGGCCAGACCCCCGAGCGCCTCGCCGCGCGCGCGGCGTGCGTCGATGTCGGCGGCGTGCGCCCGGGCCGCGTCCGCGGTCACGTGCAGGAAAGCGTGGACGTCGCGAGGACCGGCGTCGGTGGGGTCACCGTCGACCTCGGCGATGCGGCCCAGGTGGGCGTCGACCACCTCGCGGGCGCTGATCTCGCCGATCGTCATCAGCCGGGCGAGTTCGGCGGCGGAGCGGGCGATCAGCTCCATCACCCCTCCTCCGCCACGATCCGCGGGACCACGAAGCGGTCGTCCTCGACCGCGGGGGCGGCCGCGAGCAGGTCCTCGCGTGGCGGTGAGGGCGCCACAGCGTCCTCGCGGAGGACGTTGTGCAGCGGGTACGGGTGGGAGGTGGCCACCACGTCGTCGGCAGCCACCTGTCCGACCTGCTCGGCGTACTCGAGGATCTTCGACAGTTGCGGTGCGAGCCGTTGAACGTCGTCGTCGCTGAGGGCCAGTCGGGCCAGTGACGCGACGTAACGCACCTCTTCGGCGGACAGAGCCACGCACGACCTCCGGGTCCGGGACGTCGTGCAAGGGTAGGCGAGACCGCGCGCAGCTCCTCGTCGCGTCCTCACGGCTCCCACCGGCCGTCGGGAAGCGGCCTGCCCGGGGGCTGACCGCGCTCGAGGTTCCAGGCGTACGCGACCGCCGGCTGGCGGCCGTCGGGGCCGTCCACCTCGATCGTCACCCGAACGAACAGGTCACCTGCGGCCTCGATGCGGTCCGCGACGGACCTCAGCCTCGCGGCGGATCGTGGTCCGCGGGGGCGGAGCAGCGTGCCGTGGACGGTGCCCTCGGCGTCGAACGTGGCAGCCGGCCAACCCATCGGGGTGGCGACGAGCCTGCCGCGGCAACGCGCCGGACCGACCACGTCGACCAAGTCGGCGATCGCCGGCCACAGCGAACGTCCCGGCTGCAACGTCCCGTACGCGAACAGGTCTCGCGTCAAGCCGCCGGTAGCTTCCCGGTCTCGAGCAGCGTGACGAAGGCCGCCTCGTCGACGACCGGGACCTCGAGCTGTTCGGCCTTGGCGAGCTTGGTTCCGGGATCCTCCCCCGCCACGACGACGTTGGTCCGCGACGACACGCTCGAGGTGACCTTCGCGCCCCGCGCTTCGAGTGCCTCCTTGGCCTCGTCTCGGGTGAAACCCGTCAAGGTCCCGGTCAGAACCACCGTCCACCCGGCCAGGAGCTCGCCCTCGTGCCGCCGTTGCACGTCGGTTCTCACGCCTGCCGCCTTCAACCGATCGATCAGCCGCCGGTTGCGGTCCTCGCCGAGGAACTCTGCAACCGACCGCGCGATCACCGGGCCGATGTCGGGGGCGGCCGCGATCTGCTCGTCGGAGGCGGCCATCAGCGCATCGATCGAGCCGAAGTGCCGTGCCAGCGTGCGGGCGACGGTCGGCCCGACGTGGCGGATGTTGAGGCCGATCAGCAACCGGTCCAGACCCCGGTCCTTGGACTCCTCGATGGAGCCCAGCAGCGCGCGTGCCTTCTTGTCCGCGAAGCCCGGCAGGGCCAGCAGCTCCTCCTCGGACAGGTCGTACAGGTCCGCGAGGCTGTGGACCATCCCCTCGTCACGCAGCAGCTTGGCGGTCTCCTCGCCCAGGCCTTCGATGTCCATCGCCCCGCGGCTCGCGAAGTGCTCCAGCGCCCCCCATAGCCGCTGCGGACAGTCCAGGTTCGGGCAGAACGTGTTGGCCTCCCCCTCCGGGCGGACCAGCTCGGTTGCGCAGAACGGGCAGTGGCTGGGCATTCGCCACGGCTCCAAGCCCGGGGGGCGCTTGGCGAGGACGGGTCCGACCACCTCGGGGATCACGTCACCCGCGCGGCGCACGATCACGGTGTCACCCGGGCGGACGTCCTTGGCGGCGACCTGATCGTCGTTGTGCAGGGTGGCCATCCCCACGGTCACCCCGCCGACCGACACGGGCTCGAGGACCGCGAAGGGGGTGACCTTCCCGGTGCGGCCGACGTTGACCTGGATGCCGCGCAGCTGCGTCTCCTTCTCGACCGGAGCCAGCTTGTAGGCCACCGCCCATCGCGGCGCGCGGGCGGTGGTCCCCAGCTCCGCACGGTCGGCGAGCGCATCGATCTTGACCACCACGCCGTCGATCTCGTAGCGGGGTGCGTGGCGCTGCTCGGTCCACCGCTTGACGTAGTCCATGATCTGATCGAGGTCGGCGACCACCTCGGTCTCGTCCGCCACGGTCAGGCCGGCGTCGCGGAGCCACGCCAGTGACTCGCTGTGAGCGGTGAAAGCGATGCCCTCGGCTGCGCCCAGCCCGTGACACACGACCTCCAGTGGTCTCGTGGCCGTGATGCGAGGATCCTTCTGACGAAGCGCCCCCGACGCGGCGTTCCGCGGGTTCGCGAACGCGGCCTCGCCCCGCTCGATGCGCTCGGCGTTCATCGCCTCGAAGGCGTCGACCGGGAAGTAGACCTCGCCGCGGACCTCGACCACCTCGGGCGGGTCGGGGGTCGCCAGCCGGTACGGGACGTTGCGGATCGTCCGCACCTGCGGGGTGACGTCCTCGCCGATGACGCCGTCACCGCGGGTGGCAGCGACGGCCAGGACACCGCGCCGGTAGGTCAACGAGATCGCGACCCCGTCCACCTTGAGCTCGCACACGTACGTGGGGACCCGGGCCAGGGAACGCTCGACCCGGCGTTCCCAGGCGGCCAGCTCCTCGCGGTCGAAGACGTTGTCGAGCGAGAGCATCGGTTCCAGGTGGCGGTGTTCGGGGAACGCGGCGCTGCGCGGGGCGCCGACCTGCTGCGTCGGGGAGGCGGGGGTCCGCAGCGCCGGGTAGGCGCCCTCCAGCTCGATGAGTTCGTGGAGCAGCGCGTCGTACTGGGCGTCCGACATCGGCGGATCGGACAGGACGTGGTAGCGGTAGTTCGATTCGTGCAGTACCCGCGACAGCTCGTCGTGGCGCTGTCGGGCCGCGTCCAACGTGTTGGGGACGGCCGCCACCGGCTCAGCCGGGCCGGCGCCGGGTGGACTTCTTCGTCGCCTTCTTCGGGGACTTCTTCGTGGCCTTCTTCGTGGTCTTCTTCGTGGTGGTCTTCTTCGTCGCTTTCTTGACGGGTGCCTTCGCCGCCTTCTTCGTCGCCTTCTTCACTGCCTTCTTGACGGGCGCCTTCGTCGACTTCTTGACCGCCTTCTTGGCCGCCTTCTTCGCCCGGCGCGTGGTCGCCGTCTTCGTGGTCCTCTTGCCGACCCTCTTGGCCGGGCGGCTGGCTGCCTTCTTCGCCGCCCTCTTCGCCGGCTGCGCCGTCGCTTTCTTCGCTCGCTTCCTCGGCCCCAGCTCGGAAGCGGTCCCGGCCGGCTCGG
This window of the Actinomycetota bacterium genome carries:
- a CDS encoding gamma-glutamylcyclotransferase, with the translated sequence MTRDLFAYGTLQPGRSLWPAIADLVDVVGPARCRGRLVATPMGWPAATFDAEGTVHGTLLRPRGPRSAARLRSVADRIEAAGDLFVRVTIEVDGPDGRQPAVAYAWNLERGQPPGRPLPDGRWEP
- the ligA gene encoding NAD-dependent DNA ligase LigA, coding for MAAVPNTLDAARQRHDELSRVLHESNYRYHVLSDPPMSDAQYDALLHELIELEGAYPALRTPASPTQQVGAPRSAAFPEHRHLEPMLSLDNVFDREELAAWERRVERSLARVPTYVCELKVDGVAISLTYRRGVLAVAATRGDGVIGEDVTPQVRTIRNVPYRLATPDPPEVVEVRGEVYFPVDAFEAMNAERIERGEAAFANPRNAASGALRQKDPRITATRPLEVVCHGLGAAEGIAFTAHSESLAWLRDAGLTVADETEVVADLDQIMDYVKRWTEQRHAPRYEIDGVVVKIDALADRAELGTTARAPRWAVAYKLAPVEKETQLRGIQVNVGRTGKVTPFAVLEPVSVGGVTVGMATLHNDDQVAAKDVRPGDTVIVRRAGDVIPEVVGPVLAKRPPGLEPWRMPSHCPFCATELVRPEGEANTFCPNLDCPQRLWGALEHFASRGAMDIEGLGEETAKLLRDEGMVHSLADLYDLSEEELLALPGFADKKARALLGSIEESKDRGLDRLLIGLNIRHVGPTVARTLARHFGSIDALMAASDEQIAAAPDIGPVIARSVAEFLGEDRNRRLIDRLKAAGVRTDVQRRHEGELLAGWTVVLTGTLTGFTRDEAKEALEARGAKVTSSVSSRTNVVVAGEDPGTKLAKAEQLEVPVVDEAAFVTLLETGKLPAA
- the gatA gene encoding Asp-tRNA(Asn)/Glu-tRNA(Gln) amidotransferase subunit GatA, with the translated sequence MELIARSAAELARLMTIGEISAREVVDAHLGRIAEVDGDPTDAGPRDVHAFLHVTADAARAHAADIDARRARGEALGGLAGVPLALKDVFVTRGVPTTCGSRILEGWRPPYDATVVERLRAADVVVVGKTNMDEFAMGSSTENSGYGPTRNPWDLDRVPGGSSGGSSAALAGLQAPLALGTDTGGSIRQPAAVTGTVGLKPTYGVVSRYGLIAFASSLDQAGPMARTVEDAALLHQIIAGHDPRDSTSIPEPAPDVIAALRDGIRGMRVGVVRELGGEGYQPGVAASFRDALATLESLGTDVIECSLPHAPFALPAYYLIAPSEASSNLARYDGVRYGLRVDAPTTEEMNAATRAHGFGAEVKRRIMIGTYALSAGYFDAYYLQAGKVRTLVLRDFQAAFDEVDVLVSPTSPNVAFPIAEKIDDPLAMYLNDIATVPANLAGIPAISVPSGLDDAGLPVGLQIMAPALREDVALRVAWAFEQATGFDPIPRGANAVAVPGEVAA
- the gatC gene encoding Asp-tRNA(Asn)/Glu-tRNA(Gln) amidotransferase subunit GatC → MALSAEEVRYVASLARLALSDDDVQRLAPQLSKILEYAEQVGQVAADDVVATSHPYPLHNVLREDAVAPSPPREDLLAAAPAVEDDRFVVPRIVAEEG